The proteins below are encoded in one region of Eriocheir sinensis breed Jianghai 21 unplaced genomic scaffold, ASM2467909v1 Scaffold640, whole genome shotgun sequence:
- the LOC126993614 gene encoding activating molecule in BECN1-regulated autophagy protein 1A-like, whose amino-acid sequence MMDDMFLEGKMEVGEEVRRQCHDPMLAPTPVLLARREVPARHPRATTTQLHHISEEMLVYRKHNLLSCQLPGSPKSTFLMVFSPDGSKVASTHGDHNIYVSEVNTGQCICTLEGHPRTPWCVAFHPASNEIVASGCLGGEVRVWGLKGGSEVWTTEKSTVIASLAFHPTDKVLVIATYNEIYFWDWFQPQPFTKICTADEKEKVRYVKFDPLGHKLITGIANMPHERPGSPSTHHMPSRSELVEREQRYSQLSSQYLSLVSHLEALTSSSAAAAAASGGSSSAATTAATSSTSTTSASRTIDRGTDPIELGAARRGR is encoded by the exons ATG ATGGATGACATGTTTCTGGAGGGCAagatggaggtgggggaggaggtgcgGCGGCAGTGCCATGACCCTATGCTGGCCCCCACGCCGGTGCTGCTGGCTCGACGCGAGGTTCCGGCGCGCCACCCCCGGGCCACCACCACGCAGCTGCATCACATCAGCGAGGAGATGCTGGTTTACCGCAAGCACAAcctcctctcctgccaactgccCGGCTCACCCAAGTCCACGTTCCTTATGGTATTCAGCCCCGATGG GTCAAAGGTCGCCTCCACCCACGGCGACCACAACATCTACGTCAGCGAGGTCAACACAGGTCAGTGCATCTGTACGCTGGAGGGACACCCGCGAACCCCGTGGTGTGTGGCCTTCCACCCCGCCTCCAACGAGATAGTGGCCTCGGGCTGCCTCGGCGGGGAGGTGCGCGTGTGGGGCCTCAAG GGCGGCAGTGAGGTGTGGACGACAGAGAAGAGCACGGTGATCGCCTCCCTCGCCTTCCACCCCACGGACAAGGTGCTGGTCATCGCCACCTACAATGAGATATACTTCTGGGATTGGTTCCAGCCGCAGCCCTTCACCAAGATATGCACGgctgatgagaaggagaaagtcag GTACGTCAAATTCGACCCGCTCGGCCACAAGCTCATCACGGGGATCGCCAACATGCCCCACGAGAGGCCCGGGTCGCCCTCCACCCACCACATGCCCTCGCGCTCGGAGCTGGTGGAGCGCGAGCAGCGATACAGCCAGCTCTCCAGCCAGTACCTCAGCCTCGTCTCACACCTGGAGGCCCTAACGAGCTcatccgccgccgctgctgctgcgtCCGGCGGCTCCTCGTCTGCCGCCACAACCGCCGCGACGTCATCCACAAGCACCACGTCAGCTTCCCGCACG ATCGACCGAGGCACAGACCCCATAGAACTCGGGGCAGCGCGGCGCGGCAGATGA